caATCCCTTTAAAGGTCTGGCAAATAATATAAGGACCAGAGTTCGTATGAAAAATTCTGTTCAAGTTGGGTTGAAAGTATACACTTTGTTGAAGTCAGTGCACAACATCCGTCCTTTCTAAGCAGAGATGTTAATCATTCCAGAAGGAGTGATGGAGgccaagtccacactgccccttgcagcatcccactcagaccatcCTCCTagaacccacacatccctgaacactatggacaattttccatggctgatccaccaagcctgcatgtctttggactgtgggaggaaactgatgcagacacagggagaacatgcaaactctgcacagacagttgcctgaggctggaattgaacttggtccctggtgctatgaggctgcactgctaaccactgagccaccatgccgcccccaaatttatataggatatctgatcggcatagAAGAGTTGgaccggagggtctgtttctgtgctgtaaatctttaTGACTCAATTTTGATCATGCATATCTCTTAAATTATTTTACATTACTAATTCTTGCCTtatgaagacacaagcttttggagtctgaagaaggagcgaggctccaAAATACTGACttgtcaaataaaccttttggaccataacctgatgtcatgtgatttttgaccttgtccatcccagttccacaccggcacctccacatcatgatttTTGCCTTGAGATAGTacaaactgccaatgctggaatcagagatgacacagtatggagcaggaggaacacagcagcccaggaagcatcagaggggcaggaaggttaacatttcgggtcgggacccttctttggaaatgaggaaagtctctgcctggcctgctgtgttcctccagccccgcacTGTGTTATGATCCTTGCTTTGATATTTTTTTTAGATCTCATTATTTTCGGTGTTGATATTTGGAAACATCCAATTACTGTCAATTAGCGATGATGTAGAGTAATAAATGTTTGGGAAGCTGTGTTCCCGGCTCACTTGGAAAGGAGCAGGAGGTAGAGGCCTGTGTGGACTCTGCAGTCAGGCTGTGTGCTCTCTTTCCGTCTGGCAAGTAGTTGATTGACACAAGTATCTCCCCCAGATGCTTCACAGTCCAGCGAGTTCTGCACATTCTCCTGCAGCTGTTTACTGTCAAACACTGTGCAGTTTCCTAGCCTGGCTCTGAAGCACCCATCGAACTGAGGTGTTTATGAGTACCACTGCTCACAGCCTGTAAACTATTTCAATGCCTTTTGATCTGCTGCAATATGCAAGGAAAGCTGAGCCATTCAAAAGGCTGCCGATTGGACTACAAAATGTTGTGTGATCCATTAAAAAGATGAAAGTAGAAGTTTTGAAAGAGCGCTCATTTTCTAGTTATTCTGAGGTGAGCAAATAGGGGTCTGTCTATTGTTGCAATGTAACGGGAAGCTTTTAATGTTCATGAACCAACCCTGTTCTTCCTAATGGTGTTCGAACCTTGTCTACACCTGCATATTTCATTCACTGAGCAAGTCTCGTTCTGATCAATGCCACACAATAAACAGACTGATTATCCcgcccagataataaaatgtgaggctggatgaacacagcaggtccagcagcatctcaggagcacaaaagctgacatttcaggcctagacccttcatcagagagggggatggggtgagggttctggaataaatagggagagagggggaggtggaccgaagatggagagaaaagaagataggcggagaggagagtataggtagggaggggataggtcagtccagggaagacggacaggtcaaggaggtgggatgaggttagtaggtaggagatggaggtgcggcttggggtgggaggaagggatgggtgagaggaagaacaggttagggaagcagagacaggttggactggttttgggattcagtgggtggaggggaagagctgggctggttgtgtggtgcagtggggggaggggacgagctgagctggttttgggatgtgttgggggaaggggagaatttgaagctggtgaagtccacattgataccattgggctgtagggttcccaagcggaatatgagttgctgttcctgcaaccttcgggtggcatcattgtggcactgcaggaggcccatgatggacatgtcatctaaagaatgggagggggagtggaaatggtttgcgactgggaggtgcagttgtttattgcgaaccgagcggaggtgttctgcaaagcggtccccaagcctctgattggtttccccaatgtagaggagccacaccggatacaatgaatgcagtataccacattggcagatgtgcaggtgaacttctgcttaatatggaaagtcatctcggggcctgggataggggtgagggaggaggtgtgggggcaggtgtagcatttcctgcggttgcaggggaaggtgccgggtgtggtggggttggaggggagtgtggagtgaacaagggagtcacggagagagtggtctctccggaaagcagacaagggtggggatggaaaaatgtcttgggtggtggggtcggattgtagatggaggaagtgtcggaggatgatgcgttgtatccggaggctggtgggatggtgtgtgagaatgagggggatcctctttgggcggttgtggcaggggcagggtgtgagggatgtgttgcgggaaatgcgggagacgcggtcaagggcgttctcgaccactttggggggaatgttgcggtccttgaagaacttggacatctgggatgtgcgggagtggaatgcgtcatcgtggggcagatgcggcagaggtggaggaattgggaataggggatggaatttttgcaggagggtgggtgggaggaggtgtatgtgCGGGAGTCCtacccatcaacctccggatacaacggggaaaccaagcggaggcttggggactgctttgcagaacacctccactcggttcgcaataaacaactgcacctcccagtcgcaaaccatttccacccccctcccattctttagatgacatgtccatcatgggcctcctgcagtgccacaatgatgccacctgaaggttgcaggtacagcaactcatattccgcttgggaaccctgcagcccaatggtatcaatgtggacttcaccagcttcaaaatgtccccttcccccaccacatcccaaaaccagcccagttcatcccctccccccactgcaccacacaaccagcccagctcttcccctccacccactgcatcccaaaaccagtccaacctgtctctgcttccctaacatgttcttcctctcacccatcccttcctcccaccccaagccgcacctctatctcctacctactaacctcatcccacctccttgacctgtccgtcttccctggactgacctatcccctccctacctccccacctatactcttctctccatctatcttgtttgctttccatcttcggtccgcctccccctctctccctatttattccagaaccctcaccccctccatctctctgatgaagggtccaggcccgaaacgtcagcttttgtgctcctgagatgctgctgggcctgctgtgttcatccagcctcacattttattatcttggattctccagcatctgcagttcccattatcactgattatcCCGCCcactccagtttcttcctacatTGTCATTGGTACTTCTGCAGGGCTGATTCCCTAAACTCAAGTAATCTCTTTACCTTCTTAGTGTGGTTTGGGGTAAGTGAAACAGGCAACTATGGAAACAGAGCAGGGCAGACAGCATCTATGCAGTAAGCTCATAATTGATTTTGGGATGGTGACCCAGAACATGACCTGTTCCCCTCCACCTCTCTTTTCTATCCAACTTTTACAAAAATTTTTGAAGAATTTGCACATCACTAGCAAGGCAAACATTTGTTGCCTGAACtttcattgagaaggtggtggtggtgagcaacTTTCTCGAATGGATACAGTCTATGTGGTGAACATATTTGCACTGTGTAGTCAggtagggagttccaagattttgaccaacACCATTACTGGACAAGAATAATAGTTCCAGTTGGGATAGTCTATGACTGAATATAAAGGTGATATATCTGTTGCCATTGTGTCTCTCCATGGCTGAGGttatgggtttgggaggtgctgcccAAGGAACATTGGTGAGTTATGGAGGTGCAACTTGTATGTCATCTACACCACATCCAATATACACTGATGAATGGACTGACAGAAGGCTTAGTGTTGTGaaacaaactaaaacagaaatcactgttttaagaaactcagcagcgtctgtggagagaaagcagaattcagtgattcttcttcagatgcaatttctaatttttatcagctctaattttctttctctgaagaagggtcactggattcatgttgttgactctgctttttctccatagatggtgccagacctggaGAAGTGGTAAGTATTCAAGCCTTGTAAATTGTGTTGAAGAGAGATCACACTCTTACTGGGGTTGTGTGCCATTTTGTATTACGGTCTGTCGGTCAACTGTTATATATTACATGACAAATGAACCTTTACAAGTTTCTTTGTTTGAGTAGCCTGCTTTATTGTTTCACCTATCAATCATGTCATCCTTCACTATGCAACTGAAGCAGACACCACTGATTGTTCTCCAACTGATTTTGAAACTGTGTTTGTTGAAACTCCTTGCACATTTTCTGACTAGTCTCACAAATCATATTTATGTTTATCTTTATATTGCACTATCAGCTATTAGCACATTATAAACAATTCCATTTCTACACATCAATAATTCTTTCAATTTGAGGCTTTGCTTTGCATATATCATTATGCCTTCATTTAAAGTGAGGATTACTTACAATTTTACAGTTTTATTGGGTAGTCACTGTAGGTTAAATGAATTGTTGCAACATTAAGCCAAACCATATTGCGTATTGGACAAAATGTCCTCTGATAAACCAACTCAAACATTTCTATCGGTGTAGCAATACCGGCATTTACATCAGTGGACATGGTTAAATCCTGGTTTCGGAATGCCTGAATAGTGTGAccaatttcactgaaataaaatgctatgattcagtgccttcaggagaaaatgttttaaacagCACATAAGATGTTTAGACCAATTCTGCTGTCTTTTCCTCATAGACCTGCATCTAATTCACTTAAGATTACTGTTGAATCTGCGTTCAATCCCTTTTTTTGCAGTGAATTCTAGATCATTACTTGCTGTGTTTAAAAACAATTGCTAAACTTTCTAGTTCTTTGCTAATCATCATGATGAAGCCTGTGTCGTCCAGTCACCATTTATCCATCAGACATATTTATCCTCTCAAATTCTGACCCTGCTAACCTCCAAAAAGTAAAACATTGTGCATTCTGCTTCACTTTTCTCACTCCATGCAGGATTTAAAGGCCAAGCTTTGGCATTGCTTAACTCAATTCTTGATTCAAGCATTTTTGCTCACATTTTTAACTTTGGGCTCTTTCACACTCTATGGGTCTTGTTTGGATCCCTCAGTTAAGTTCTACTAGCATTGTTATGTTGTACTAGATGGACGAATCTTTAGCCTTTAACATTCTATAAATGAAATATCCCCTTCTAGGTTTTACCTTTCTGAACATGTACAGGATGAAGGTCcaagagcttttttaaaaaaacatttaagtAGGTAAACTTCATTAATTTGCTAGTAAACTTGATAAATTTGCTAATATAATTCTATTGTTACTTTATTTACACCTGGGCCTGCATTCTTTGGTATTTAAAAGGCACTGGCCTCataatattattgctggactgttaatccagagacccagataacattctggggataacaaagtgtggggctggatgaacacagcaggccaagcagcatctcaggagcacaaaagcttttgtgctcctgagatgctgcttggcctgctgtgttcatccagccccacactttgttatctaacattctggggactctggttcgaatcccaccatggcagattgtgctATTTGAATTCACTttgaaaaaaatctagaattaagaatctcatgatgaccatgaatccattgctgattgttggaaaaacccatctgtttcagtaatgtcctttagggaaggaaactgccatccttacctggtttggctccagactctcagcaatgtggttgactgaattgggcaattagggatggacagtaaatgctgcctagccagtgatatcttcattccgttaatgaataaaggaaacaaaaaaaagtgtttgttACACATTTATGTAACTGTTAGCACTGGCAATATTTAGAACTAGTTACTATGTTGGTCAGTGTGGAAATAACAAATTACTTCATATATTCCTATTTAGCGAAGTGCCCAACATCAGTatctcaaaggaaaacaaaatttgcaAAGCTTGGATGACATTTTCATCAGCATAAATATGGGCCATCAGTCTAGACACTGTTAGTGACCCTGAAACTCATTTGGATTAGTTATGTTGAAAGCATTTGGTAATCTACTGTTTACCCCATGAAAATTAGTCATTAGTAGTAGGCAGATTTCAAGCAGTGATACTTCACTTGTCTGGAAAGAGATAGGTCTgggatcacaaagtgtggagctggatgatcacagcaggccaagcagcatcttaggagtacaaaagctgatgttttgggccctaacccttcatcaggaaagggagagggttctgaaataaataggtagagagggggaggtggatcgaagatggctagaggataagataggtggagaggagacagataagttaaacaggtggggatgaagccagtagagtgcaggtggggaggggataggtcagtccagggaggatagatgaggttagtaggtaggaaatgagggtacggtttgaggtgggaggtgagaggaataacaggttagggagatgtggacgagctgggctggttttgggatgcagtagggggaaggggagattttgaagcttgtgaaatccatattgataccattgggctgtagggttcccacgcgaagtatgagttgctgttcgtggtCTGGGATCAGGCTGCTAGTCCCTAATGTCACCTTTGACAAAACGAGCACTCAATGGCAGCTTTGACAATACCAATGTTCCTTCAGTACTGTGTCCCGTACAGATTCTGCATCAATCTTGGAATTTACTATGCTGGAACCTGCTGTCCAAGCAGACTGCTCCAGTTTAAGCCATGAAATTGGATTGGAAAATGGAAAACTATTTTGGAATCAACAACAACCTAAATAACACCATGCACTCCAGAAAAATGACCTCTTTGATCGCACCATCAATTTTATTATCAAAATAGATAGAAAATTACAAAATTAAATAGGGCATTAAATaagggcagtttttttttcagttttaataCGCGTTCCTCGTTACCGATATTGcacacaacatgacttcccaaagtCCCAAGTCCTAGCTGCTGGCATCGTGAAGGTCTGGTTTGTCATCAGGAACAGATGTACAGGCCCCCTGGAGAGGGATTCAGCAGTAGCGGGAAAAGAAAGGCCTGATACGGAGATAGGCTTTGCTCCACACTCGGGCAGTGACCGGCAATCGGCTGCTGGTATGCGGCCTGGGGAAGGCGATGGGGGCCGCTGGTGGCCTGCAGGTAATACCCTGGGAAGGAGCTGAGTGGCAGAGGCGGCTCTCTCATCCGCGCCGGGCTGGTCAGCAAAGCGGGGCCAGCGAAGGAAACCGAGTACAGATCCTGCAGCTGGCGCTTGAGTTTCATCCTGCGGTTCTGAAACCATGTTTTCACCTAGAAAGAGGAGAAATACACCACGTTAAAAAAAACCTAACAATCCCATTAAAAGTGTACTTACTAACAACATGACACTGCAGGTTAGGCTGTACATTAAAAGAGCCAGTAGTCTCATCCTTTTTAGATCACCAAAGttgacacaaacaaaaacaaagttgctggaaaagctcaggtttggcagtatctgtaaaggaaaataaaagttatcgtttcgggtccggtgacccttcctcagaactgttgacAGAAAAGCGGACATGAGATTTTTTGAGAGAAATGCTGAATGAGGTGTTTTGGGAGATGGAATAAGTGGGAATGGAGTTACCGCGATTCTCTTGACTTGCCTGAGTCTCGGATAAGTGCAGTAAAGCTGCCAGCCTGGATCTCTCCGCCGCCCCCAGGTAGGTGTGCCGCTTGAACTTCTTCTCCAACTTGTGGATCTGCTGGGCGGTGAAGGCAGTACGTACACGCCGAGGCCCATCGCTGTCAGCCTCCGGGCTTCTGTctgcctcttcctcctcctcctcttcccggCCCGTACAGTCTGAACGGCCGGACTCGCTCTCTGAGGCCCAGCAATCCTCACGACTGGACACTACACAACAACAAATTAAACACAAGGTATCAGTGAGCGCCTGAAAACACCTTGCAGTTCTCCTGGTCATTTCAGTCATTGATGTTTCACTTACACTCCGCGCCGGTTGAGTCTTTCAGAGCCGGTTGTGGCTCGCATTCTCCCATCCAGGGTAGTGCTTGCCTGCTTATTTCGCAGGTGGGGTCTCCACTTTCTGTTAGTCTCTGTTGGGCGATATCCGTCTTGGGCTGTATTGAGTTTCGTGGATAGAGGCTGGGAGACAGAGGCAGGCACAGGCTGTGTTGTTCTTCAGCTTTCTCTTTAGTGCACCCCTCGCGGCTACTCTGAGCAAGCCAGTCGATCGAAAAGTTTCCTTTGACCATCTCTCTGGTTTGCCACTTGGAAGCCACTCCAATGCGTCTGCCTCTCCGATCCGTCTGAGTTGCTTGCGACCGGCTTTTTAATTTATGTGTCCTTTCTCAGCGGATATTTCCATGTGTGAAGAGACTTCAAAGCAAAGATAACGGACAGACAATACCAAACAATTGGCTCTAATTTAGGAAATCATTAATGTGCTCCAGTATCCGGCAAATCCGTGAATGCTGGCTCCACGATGTCTGCGGCCCTTCTCCCTGGCCTTTCTAAATGGGACATAAAATTACACATCTGAAGGGTGCGTGCTGTTTCGTAAATAGGCATGATAAATAATGAAAGGGATATGTATTTATACACACTAAACACGTATTGCTTTCTTTCAATGTCGCTGTCAGCAATTTGCAAAGTGTATCCGCCGTCTAACATGGATGTATAATGAGTCAGTCAAAAGAAACTGCAGCCGGAGGGTTAATTTGTGTCCTATGTTTAAAAAGGGCCCTTACAATAGTACAAACAGCAATACATTGTCCCATCGAGAGAAACTTTAATCCCGGAGAAATTCACATCTGTTTAATTTGACCATTTTTTTTCTCAGTGTTTTGAGGTAACCAATCTGTGAGCATCAATATATTAAGACATTAATAATCGTTGCGTCTCCAGCGAATCCCAACTGCTTCTCAATGTTGTTAATAGTGTGTTTTCTCCAGTGAAAGCGATCAAATAAGTCGAATAATATCCATATTCGTTTTAGTTAATAGTTCGGATAGTCATATAAAAGGTCAGCAGAACTGGTAGTTCATTTCGGCCATTTCTGAACCATTAATTCTGACGCAGTGCTGCTCGATTTCATGTCTCTCAACATACTATCGAAAAGTGTTGATTACTACTATTTTGTTACATTGACAAGTTTTATAATTTCACCTCAAATGTGCATTATATGTTTAGGAAAGAGGCACCTAATGAAAATAACAACACACTGTTGGATGTGGAATTTAAGCCTCAACAATTAGCTATGCACCTCCAAGTTAAAGGTTGGAGGTCCCACGccctttgtaaatattttcttaatttacTTCACTGAAGTAACTTCACTGATTAGCATTTCTTCAGAGAGTCAATCTGAAGTTCCAATAAGTTGCTATTGGTGATTGCTCTGTGTTGCCAACATGTTGAACTGGAATTGTCTCAAAGGAACTTACAGACAGACATTTATTTGAGCATTATCCTCATTGTTTTGCTCAACATTCATTTTTCTGAGAATTGTATGTTGGCATTTAGGAAACTGCATTTTATTTGTAACAATAGATAGACAGTATAGTTTGCTGTCATTTCTTACTTGCCAGCAATATCTTATGGAGATTTGATAAAATCCAATGTGAATTTTCTTTAGCACATTGTGAGGTTACAAACTGAATAAATAGAACAATTTGAAAAGAACAGGCTACACTATAAAAGAGCCAATCTCAAATTTTAATTTGTTGCAGTACCTGAGCAGATGATTCAATCTTGGGTTCAAAGGGAGCACTGTACAAACATGTACCATAGTGATACTTTTGATGCCTCCTTCTATAGCCTGACAGATTTTACACTAATGAAAATGTGGCGTATCTGATGACAAATGGATTCCCAGGAGAGAACCAGTTAAACTGGGTCTCTTCCTTATTTCTCCAGTCTCACAGTTTCTatagagatagtatgaactgctgatgctggagaatctgagataacatggcgtagagctggttgaacacagcaggccaagcagcatcagagcagcaggaaagctggcatttcagaaagcttctgaagaagggtccagacttgaaacatcagctttcccgctcctctgatgctgcttggcctgctgtgttcatccagctctacgtcttgttatctcagattctccggcattggcagttcctaatatTTCTAAATGATCAAGGTTCTGTGATGTTTCCTgaaattttcattcatttttttagTGGATCCTTAAGAACCTTTATGTGATTGTTTGCCATGTTAATGTTCATTTGTAATTGTACATTTCTACACTTACATTGAGCTGACATGATCTGACCACATTACCATAACATTATTCAAATGTAATTCCACCTCAGTAAAATCATCTGACTCCACACTtgcttcagctcatctgctgctgaaccCCTCATCTGTGTCTTCGTTACCTCTGGACTTCACTACTCCAATGCATTCCTAGCCATCCTCTCATATTCAGCTGTTCATAAGCTAGAACATCATCTAAACTTTGTCCATATCTTAATTTGTACTAAGTACCATTTATCTGTTACCCCTTAATTCATTGCTAAAGTGATACCATGATTTTAAGCTTCTCATCTTTTAAAATAGATTAATTgcctcactcccccatctctgtCAATCTTTCTCAACATGACAACCCTACAAGGAATCAGTGCCACTCTATTTCTAGCCTCTTGAGATCTTTGATGTTAATTGCTCCACTAACAGGCAGGCTTTCATCGACAAGGCCGGGACCTTTGGAATCTCTCCCTGAAAATCCCCAAATCCTTCTCACTTTCCTTTTTGAAAAGGCTTCTCAAAATCtgctggtataacaaggtgtagagctggatgaacacagcagatcagaggagcaggaaagctgacgtttcgggtctggacccatctGCTGGTTCAGTCAAGCATTTGTTGACCGTTTCTAATATCTCTTTACTGGCCTgatatttatatttttatatatctataatatatatatatatctgttTGGGTCCCTTGGATGTTTGACTACATTAGAACAACAAAATAATCCAGTTTGTTGTAGAGTGCCATGACTTTAAAGATCTATGTTGAGAAGTAACATTCATGGAGATGTTAGTACTGCAATGAAAATGATGGCAGTGTTAATTTATTTA
The nucleotide sequence above comes from Stegostoma tigrinum isolate sSteTig4 chromosome 20, sSteTig4.hap1, whole genome shotgun sequence. Encoded proteins:
- the LOC125461939 gene encoding homeobox protein vent1-like — encoded protein: MVKGNFSIDWLAQSSREGCTKEKAEEQHSLCLPLSPSLYPRNSIQPKTDIAQQRLTESGDPTCEISRQALPWMGECEPQPALKDSTGAELSSREDCWASESESGRSDCTGREEEEEEEADRSPEADSDGPRRVRTAFTAQQIHKLEKKFKRHTYLGAAERSRLAALLHLSETQVKTWFQNRRMKLKRQLQDLYSVSFAGPALLTSPARMREPPLPLSSFPGYYLQATSGPHRLPQAAYQQPIAGHCPSVEQSLSPYQAFLFPLLLNPSPGGLYICS